One Amycolatopsis thermophila DNA segment encodes these proteins:
- a CDS encoding AraC family transcriptional regulator: MGRDSSVADRRPFATRDLEQARDIVTRIYIPHDLTTLGGKPLNFRLRYLTSERFTVGHCVYGADAELFVPPMVGCYHVNLTLHGRTMVEQGGRKAATNARGSGVIFAPADPFVVRWSPEAVQYALKLPRRSLETHLSRLLNREIDRPVRFDLGFDLSGPAGQALLASVHFLRTELERPGGIATMPMARDQLESAVMTQLLLTIPNEFSDLMRAPHPPAARTAVRAALDLIQAHPERNLTVAELAEAVGTTARGLQRGFRELVGTSPGAYLRAARLDRVREELVVGGPGVNVTDVATKWGFFHLSRFAQQYRTRFGVLPSETLRSGT, translated from the coding sequence ATGGGGCGAGACAGCAGCGTGGCGGACCGGCGTCCCTTCGCGACGCGAGATCTGGAGCAGGCCCGCGACATCGTCACCCGCATCTACATCCCGCACGACCTGACCACCCTCGGCGGCAAGCCGCTGAACTTCCGGCTGCGCTACCTCACCTCCGAGCGGTTCACCGTGGGGCACTGCGTGTACGGCGCGGACGCGGAGCTGTTCGTCCCGCCGATGGTCGGCTGCTACCACGTGAACCTGACCTTGCACGGCCGCACGATGGTCGAGCAGGGCGGCCGCAAGGCCGCGACGAACGCGCGCGGCAGCGGCGTGATCTTCGCGCCGGCCGACCCGTTCGTCGTGCGGTGGAGCCCGGAGGCCGTGCAGTACGCGCTGAAACTGCCGCGCCGGTCCCTGGAGACGCACCTGTCGCGCCTGCTGAACCGCGAGATCGACCGGCCCGTCCGGTTCGACCTCGGGTTCGACCTGTCCGGCCCCGCGGGGCAGGCGTTGCTGGCGTCGGTCCACTTCCTGCGCACGGAACTGGAGCGCCCGGGCGGGATCGCGACCATGCCGATGGCGCGGGACCAGCTCGAGTCGGCGGTGATGACCCAGTTGCTGCTGACCATCCCGAACGAGTTCAGCGACCTGATGCGGGCACCGCACCCGCCCGCGGCGCGCACCGCCGTGCGGGCGGCGCTGGACCTGATCCAGGCGCACCCGGAGCGGAACCTGACGGTGGCCGAGCTGGCCGAGGCGGTGGGCACCACGGCGCGCGGGCTGCAGCGCGGGTTCCGCGAGCTGGTGGGCACGTCGCCGGGCGCCTACCTGCGCGCCGCGCGGCTGGACCGGGTGCGCGAGGAGCTGGTGGTCGGCGGGCCGGGCGTGAACGTCACGGACGTCGCGACGAAGTGGGGGTTTTTCCACCTGAGCCGCTTCGCGCAGCAGTACCGGACCCGCTTCGGCGTGCTGCCGTCGGAGACACTGCGCAGCGGCACGTAG
- a CDS encoding cupin domain-containing protein: protein MHTTDPEEAWRTVSAVFVPHEVTVDGALDARLNVARSDRVTFGYLTYGAETTLEVPPLTDCYHLNLTLTGRTRVRHGRDETATHGAVGAMFSPFEPSTVTWSADAAQFAIKLPRTHLEAHLSALLHDVVPRPPRFAVRVGLRGPAGRGLLAAAKFFAQQAGAQTCVPELQREQWESFLLTQVLLGVPNTYSRALRTIGGSAGRYAVEQAIDYIEAHPGRPLGGAVLASVAGTSAAALRRAFLREVGMTPAEYVRRARAARPPRGF, encoded by the coding sequence ATGCACACCACCGACCCGGAGGAGGCGTGGCGCACCGTCAGCGCCGTCTTCGTCCCGCACGAGGTCACTGTGGACGGAGCACTCGACGCCCGGCTCAACGTGGCGCGCAGCGACCGCGTCACCTTCGGGTACCTGACCTACGGCGCGGAAACCACGCTCGAGGTCCCGCCGCTGACCGACTGCTACCACCTCAACCTCACGCTGACCGGGCGCACCCGGGTCCGGCACGGGCGGGACGAGACCGCGACGCACGGTGCGGTGGGAGCGATGTTCTCGCCGTTCGAGCCGAGCACGGTCACCTGGTCCGCGGACGCGGCGCAGTTCGCGATCAAGCTGCCCCGCACGCACCTGGAGGCGCACCTGTCGGCCCTGTTGCACGACGTGGTGCCCCGGCCGCCGCGGTTCGCGGTGCGCGTCGGGCTGCGCGGCCCCGCCGGACGCGGCCTGCTGGCGGCAGCGAAGTTCTTCGCCCAGCAGGCCGGTGCGCAGACGTGCGTGCCGGAGCTGCAGCGCGAGCAGTGGGAGTCCTTCCTGCTCACCCAGGTCCTGCTCGGCGTGCCCAACACCTACAGCCGCGCGCTGCGGACGATCGGGGGATCGGCGGGCCGGTACGCCGTGGAACAGGCCATCGACTACATCGAAGCGCACCCCGGCCGCCCGCTCGGCGGCGCGGTCCTGGCGTCGGTGGCCGGAACCAGCGCCGCCGCCCTGCGCCGGGCCTTTCTCCGGGAGGTGGGGATGACGCCCGCCGAATACGTCCGGCGGGCCAGGGCCGCCCGGCCGCCGCGCGGGTTTTGA
- a CDS encoding NADPH:quinone oxidoreductase family protein, translating to MPSEENPMPDVRALVVDEPSGPDALRIGSLTLTPAPDAVVVDVHTAGVTFPDLLLTQGRYQVRPEPPFTPGLEVAGVVRSAPADSGIAPGDRVIAFTGHGGGWAETVAVPPHHVVAVPDALGFDAAVGLMVNYQTAYFGLVERGRLRAGETVLVHGAAGGVGTAAVQIAAGLGARVVAVVSDEGKAAVARAAGAHEVVLVRDWTEQAGGVDVVYDPVGGDRFDASLRLIRPGGRILVIGFADGRIPRIAANRLLLRNIDAVGVAWGHYLPHDPGLIRRVGAKLNDLVAAGHVRPVVGACYAFDDGAQALKDLQARKTVGKSVLTLR from the coding sequence ATGCCGAGTGAGGAGAACCCGATGCCGGACGTCCGCGCACTGGTGGTCGACGAGCCCAGCGGGCCCGACGCGCTGCGGATCGGCTCGCTCACCCTGACGCCCGCGCCGGACGCCGTCGTCGTCGACGTGCACACCGCGGGTGTCACCTTCCCCGACCTGCTCCTCACCCAGGGCCGGTACCAGGTCAGGCCCGAACCCCCGTTCACGCCCGGACTGGAGGTCGCCGGCGTCGTGCGCTCGGCGCCCGCCGACTCCGGCATCGCGCCGGGCGACCGGGTCATCGCGTTCACCGGCCACGGCGGTGGCTGGGCGGAAACGGTGGCGGTGCCGCCGCACCACGTCGTTGCCGTCCCGGACGCCCTCGGCTTCGACGCGGCCGTGGGCCTGATGGTCAACTACCAGACCGCCTACTTCGGACTCGTCGAACGCGGCCGCCTTCGCGCGGGCGAGACGGTGCTGGTGCACGGAGCCGCCGGGGGTGTCGGCACCGCGGCGGTGCAGATCGCGGCCGGGCTCGGTGCCCGCGTCGTCGCGGTCGTCAGCGACGAGGGCAAGGCGGCGGTCGCGCGGGCGGCCGGGGCCCACGAGGTGGTCCTCGTCCGGGATTGGACCGAGCAGGCCGGCGGGGTCGACGTCGTGTACGACCCGGTCGGCGGTGACCGTTTCGACGCCAGCCTGCGCCTGATCCGGCCCGGCGGCCGCATCCTCGTCATCGGGTTCGCCGACGGGCGCATCCCGCGCATCGCCGCGAACCGGTTGCTGCTGCGCAACATCGACGCCGTGGGTGTCGCATGGGGACACTACCTGCCGCACGACCCGGGCCTGATCCGGCGCGTCGGCGCGAAGCTGAACGACCTCGTCGCCGCGGGTCACGTCCGGCCGGTCGTCGGCGCGTGCTACGCGTTCGACGACGGCGCGCAGGCGCTGAAGGACCTGCAGGCGCGCAAAACCGTCGGCAAGAGCGTGCTCACGCTGCGCTAG
- a CDS encoding CaiB/BaiF CoA transferase family protein, which translates to MSGPLRGVRVVELGGIGPAPFAAMMLSDLGAEVVRIDRPAGGEPGEHQRHELDLLLRGRRSIALDLKASRGRDTLLRLLDRADVLLDPFRPGVTERLGLGPGPVLERNPRLVYGRMTGWGQTGPLATAAGHDLNYVALAGPLAAMGRRGTPPPPALNLVGDFGGGGMVLVAGVLAALLERTGSNRGQVIDAAMIDGTAALFTSIVGFMNMGAWSTAREDNFLDGGAPYYDSYATADGRYVTIAALEPQFYALLLDRLGLDPAEWPQDDRSRWPALRARLTAIFAAGTRDHWVERLEGSDACFAPVLTVDEAMDHPHVKARGTYVTEYGMRQPAPVPRFDRTPGSIQSPPCSPGEHTRAALADWGVPGPEIAELLELGVAVDRPRVGSA; encoded by the coding sequence ATGTCCGGACCCCTGCGAGGTGTGCGGGTCGTCGAGCTCGGCGGGATCGGTCCCGCGCCGTTCGCCGCGATGATGCTGTCCGACCTCGGTGCCGAGGTCGTGCGCATCGACCGGCCCGCCGGCGGTGAACCCGGGGAGCACCAGCGGCACGAGCTGGACCTGCTGCTGCGCGGGCGCCGGTCGATCGCACTCGACCTCAAGGCGTCCCGCGGCCGGGACACGCTCCTGCGCCTGCTCGACCGGGCCGACGTGCTGCTCGACCCGTTCCGCCCCGGCGTGACCGAACGCCTCGGGCTGGGACCCGGACCGGTGCTCGAGCGCAACCCCCGCCTGGTCTACGGGCGCATGACCGGGTGGGGCCAGACCGGCCCGCTGGCCACCGCGGCCGGGCACGACCTCAACTACGTCGCGCTGGCCGGCCCGCTCGCGGCGATGGGGCGCCGCGGCACGCCACCGCCGCCCGCGCTGAACCTCGTCGGTGACTTCGGCGGCGGCGGCATGGTCCTGGTCGCCGGGGTGCTGGCCGCCCTGCTGGAGCGGACCGGGTCGAACCGGGGCCAGGTGATCGACGCGGCGATGATCGACGGCACTGCGGCGTTGTTCACCAGCATCGTCGGGTTCATGAACATGGGCGCGTGGAGCACGGCCCGTGAGGACAACTTCCTCGACGGGGGAGCGCCCTACTACGACTCCTACGCGACGGCCGACGGCCGCTACGTCACCATCGCCGCCCTCGAGCCGCAGTTCTACGCCCTGCTCCTGGACCGGCTGGGCCTCGATCCGGCCGAGTGGCCGCAGGACGACCGGTCCCGCTGGCCCGCCCTGCGCGCCCGGCTCACCGCGATCTTCGCCGCCGGAACCCGCGACCACTGGGTCGAGCGGCTCGAAGGCTCCGACGCCTGCTTCGCGCCGGTCCTCACCGTCGACGAGGCGATGGACCACCCGCACGTGAAGGCCCGCGGGACCTACGTGACCGAGTACGGCATGCGGCAGCCGGCACCGGTCCCGCGTTTCGACCGCACCCCCGGCTCGATCCAGTCGCCGCCGTGTTCGCCCGGCGAGCACACCCGGGCCGCGCTGGCCGACTGGGGCGTGCCCGGACCGGAGATCGCCGAACTGCTCGAACTCGGCGTCGCGGTCGACCGTCCCCGGGTCGGTTCCGCGTGA
- a CDS encoding acyl-CoA synthetase, with amino-acid sequence MGQSEWERVLGTLAQDPERGFNLAHECCGRWAGDRDRLALVTRHPDGSAQRHTYRELFRLANRAADAFAAAGLGRGAKVGVILTRQVEAWIAALGTWHAGLVYVPLFCGFGHDAVAQRLNAAGVDAVVVDHRWRAVLEAARPLLRRDIQVFTVTGADGDGLLDGDRDFAAELEAGHPVTAMAATAADDTAVVMFTSGTSSEPKGCVIPHAGVIALLPWLDHSVTAGPDDVVFTTTDPGWSFGLLSTGAAPMVRGATRVMYTGDFDPGAWLDVIEQEGVTCLTSVPTAYRRLVTAGRDIPASLRCAVSAGEPLDAATADRWRRLTEAPLRDGYGQTELGMVLADLASAESDPVPGSLSGAVPGWEARLLGEDGEFIDGPGRGEVVFRRPPYQLSSDYANAHELWESRVVHGEWFRTMDIVRRDEDGRWWFVGRNDDVIVTAGYNVGPGEIEAVLGSHPAVLEAAAVAAPDPQRGSVVRAVIVLADGVTPSAALTADLQDLVRREIGRHAYPRVVDYVPELPKTVTGKIRRASLREPLVEAG; translated from the coding sequence ATGGGACAGTCCGAGTGGGAACGCGTCCTGGGCACGCTCGCCCAGGACCCGGAGCGGGGGTTCAACCTCGCCCACGAGTGCTGCGGGCGCTGGGCGGGTGACCGCGACCGCCTCGCGCTGGTCACCCGCCACCCGGACGGCAGCGCGCAGCGGCACACCTACCGCGAGCTCTTCCGCCTGGCGAACCGGGCGGCCGACGCGTTCGCCGCCGCCGGACTGGGACGCGGTGCGAAGGTCGGCGTGATCCTCACCCGCCAGGTCGAGGCGTGGATCGCCGCGCTGGGCACGTGGCACGCCGGCCTGGTCTACGTCCCGCTGTTCTGCGGCTTCGGTCACGACGCGGTCGCGCAGCGGCTCAACGCGGCCGGGGTCGACGCCGTCGTCGTCGACCACCGGTGGCGGGCCGTCCTGGAGGCGGCCCGTCCGCTGCTGCGGCGCGACATCCAGGTGTTCACCGTGACCGGCGCCGACGGGGACGGACTGCTCGACGGCGACCGCGACTTCGCCGCCGAGCTCGAAGCCGGTCACCCGGTGACGGCGATGGCCGCCACCGCCGCCGACGACACCGCGGTCGTCATGTTCACCAGCGGCACCAGCAGCGAACCCAAGGGCTGCGTCATCCCGCACGCCGGGGTGATCGCGCTGCTGCCGTGGCTCGACCACAGCGTCACCGCCGGCCCGGACGACGTCGTGTTCACCACCACCGATCCCGGGTGGTCGTTCGGCCTGCTGTCCACCGGCGCGGCCCCGATGGTCCGCGGCGCCACCCGGGTCATGTACACCGGTGACTTCGACCCCGGTGCCTGGCTGGACGTGATCGAGCAGGAGGGCGTCACGTGCCTGACCTCGGTCCCCACCGCCTACCGCCGCCTGGTCACCGCCGGCCGCGACATCCCGGCCTCGCTCCGCTGCGCCGTCAGCGCGGGCGAACCGCTGGACGCCGCCACCGCCGACCGGTGGCGGCGGCTGACGGAGGCGCCCCTGCGCGACGGCTACGGGCAGACCGAGCTCGGGATGGTCCTCGCCGACCTCGCCTCCGCCGAGAGCGACCCGGTTCCCGGCTCGCTCTCCGGCGCCGTCCCCGGCTGGGAGGCGCGCCTGCTGGGCGAGGACGGGGAGTTCATCGACGGCCCGGGGCGGGGTGAGGTCGTCTTCCGGCGCCCGCCCTACCAGCTCTCCAGCGACTACGCCAACGCCCACGAACTGTGGGAGTCCCGCGTCGTGCACGGGGAGTGGTTCCGCACCATGGACATCGTCCGGCGGGACGAGGACGGCCGGTGGTGGTTCGTCGGCCGCAACGACGATGTCATCGTCACGGCCGGGTACAACGTCGGCCCCGGCGAGATCGAGGCGGTGCTCGGGTCGCACCCGGCGGTCCTCGAGGCGGCGGCGGTGGCGGCGCCGGACCCGCAGCGGGGATCGGTGGTGCGCGCCGTGATCGTCCTGGCCGACGGGGTCACGCCGTCGGCGGCTCTCACCGCGGACCTGCAGGACCTGGTGCGCCGGGAGATCGGACGGCACGCCTACCCGCGCGTGGTCGACTACGTGCCCGAACTCCCCAAGACCGTGACCGGCAAGATCCGCCGCGCCTCGCTGCGGGAGCCTCTGGTGGAGGCCGGGTAG
- a CDS encoding PucR family transcriptional regulator encodes MSALAAAPGYAEDLFEVADTAARLLGGPVVVEDVDFRVLAYSAVPGQPGDEARRSAILNRRTPDRWVRWMADSGIRDRLQRDDRLVRLDPPWPSPLHRFVRPVRADDQVVGYLWLLSGEREPAPEVERLARDFAGALAPELARRGRVTGERLLRGFLDGQLSAAELADALEVEGDNACAVVLAFGGAEPPGLVRALSRYARLKPHTWLAGAVGRRTYLLHVAPDLSEVTAAQVVRETEADLGPDVRVAAGSVVRGLASATRSREEADLTLRLLQAGDRRAGCFGALRHEILVHEVVAFLRTRPVLVDGLLDGLSAHDRRHGTDYRRTLRVYLDEFGDVRRAAAALHIHANSLRYRLSRLADLAPLDLADPDARLAAHLVLAATRTP; translated from the coding sequence TTGAGCGCCCTGGCGGCGGCGCCCGGGTACGCCGAGGACCTGTTCGAGGTAGCCGACACCGCGGCCCGGCTGCTCGGCGGACCGGTGGTGGTCGAGGACGTCGATTTCCGCGTCCTCGCCTACTCCGCGGTGCCCGGGCAGCCCGGCGACGAGGCGCGGCGGTCGGCGATCCTGAACCGGCGTACCCCGGACCGCTGGGTGCGGTGGATGGCCGACTCCGGGATCCGCGACCGCCTGCAGCGCGACGACCGGCTGGTCCGGCTGGACCCGCCGTGGCCGTCGCCGCTGCACCGCTTCGTCCGGCCGGTTCGCGCGGACGATCAGGTGGTGGGTTACCTGTGGCTGTTGAGCGGCGAGCGCGAGCCGGCGCCGGAGGTGGAGCGCCTGGCCCGGGATTTCGCGGGCGCGCTGGCGCCCGAACTCGCCCGGCGCGGCCGCGTCACCGGTGAGCGGCTGCTGCGCGGGTTCCTGGACGGGCAGTTGTCCGCGGCGGAGCTGGCGGACGCGCTCGAGGTGGAGGGCGACAACGCCTGCGCCGTGGTGCTGGCGTTCGGGGGCGCGGAACCGCCCGGCCTCGTCCGCGCCCTGTCCCGGTACGCGCGGCTGAAGCCGCACACCTGGCTCGCCGGTGCCGTCGGCCGCCGCACCTACCTGCTGCACGTGGCCCCGGACCTGTCCGAGGTGACGGCCGCCCAGGTGGTGCGGGAGACCGAGGCGGACCTCGGGCCGGACGTGCGGGTGGCCGCCGGGTCGGTCGTGCGCGGGCTCGCGTCCGCGACGCGGTCGCGCGAGGAGGCCGACCTGACGTTGCGGCTCCTCCAGGCCGGCGACCGGCGGGCCGGGTGTTTCGGCGCCCTCCGGCACGAGATCCTGGTGCACGAGGTGGTCGCGTTCCTGCGCACCCGCCCCGTTCTGGTGGACGGCCTGCTGGACGGGCTCAGCGCACACGACCGCCGGCACGGCACCGACTACCGCCGGACCCTGCGGGTGTACCTCGACGAGTTCGGCGACGTCCGGCGGGCCGCGGCGGCGCTGCACATCCACGCGAACTCGCTGCGCTACCGGCTGTCCCGGCTGGCCGACCTGGCGCCGCTGGATCTCGCCGATCCGGACGCCAGGCTGGCCGCGCACCTGGTGCTCGCCGCCACCCGCACCCCCTGA
- a CDS encoding class I adenylate-forming enzyme family protein yields MLSGTTRTGQGTSGDAGVIGPDGLDHRQRVTRVTVADLYERGYHQYGSRVAIRDGSTTITYRELGEQVHRIVGGLGELGVRRGDRGVLLLDNCPEFFEIEHALFVGGFVRTTLSVRLHLREVVHILADCAAAVVFASPGWAEQLAGVRDRLPALRHVVAVAGGPGDTTVDRLREAPPAPYAPPLPHDPAAILYTSGTTGMPKGATLSHANWAAMVRNELLELPPAEDDDRVLHVAPLSHLSGYVAPSYFVRGATHFTCPRFDAVATLELVERHRVTILPMVPTMLNLLVQAAERRTGNYRSLHTVVYAGSPIAPGRLARARQVFGDVFVQFYGLSELPIPIACLSRRDHAFDPAGGVPARLASAGRVSPFVEVRLVDDRGVQVPHGEIGEITVRGDQTMMGYWNLPSATTDMIDAEGWASTGDLGRFDDDGYLYIVDRKKDMVVTGGFNVYPTEVENVVSTLPAVSEVAVVGVPDPVWGEALKAVVVVREGYELSADDVVAVCAANLAGYKKPRSVEFVSELPKTGSGKIMRRQLRDRYWADGDRKVGG; encoded by the coding sequence ATGCTCAGCGGAACGACCCGCACGGGTCAGGGCACGTCCGGGGACGCCGGCGTGATCGGCCCCGACGGACTGGATCACCGGCAGCGCGTCACCCGGGTCACGGTCGCGGACCTCTACGAGCGCGGCTACCACCAGTACGGTTCGCGCGTCGCGATCCGGGACGGCAGCACGACGATCACCTACCGCGAGCTCGGCGAGCAGGTGCACCGCATCGTCGGCGGCCTGGGCGAGCTCGGCGTCCGGCGCGGCGACCGGGGTGTCCTGCTGCTGGACAACTGCCCCGAATTCTTCGAGATCGAGCACGCGCTGTTCGTCGGCGGGTTCGTGCGGACCACGCTGAGCGTCCGGCTGCACCTGCGCGAGGTGGTGCACATCCTCGCCGACTGCGCGGCCGCGGTGGTGTTCGCCTCGCCCGGCTGGGCCGAGCAGCTGGCCGGGGTGCGGGACCGGCTGCCCGCGCTGCGGCACGTGGTCGCCGTGGCCGGCGGGCCGGGCGACACGACGGTGGACCGGTTGCGCGAAGCGCCTCCCGCGCCGTACGCGCCTCCCCTCCCCCACGATCCGGCGGCGATCCTCTACACCAGCGGCACCACCGGCATGCCCAAGGGCGCGACGCTCAGCCACGCCAACTGGGCCGCGATGGTCCGCAACGAACTGCTCGAACTGCCCCCGGCCGAGGACGACGACCGGGTGCTGCACGTCGCGCCGCTGAGCCACCTCAGCGGGTACGTCGCGCCGTCCTACTTCGTCCGCGGCGCCACCCACTTCACCTGCCCCAGGTTCGACGCGGTGGCGACGCTCGAACTCGTCGAGCGGCACCGGGTGACGATCCTGCCGATGGTGCCGACGATGCTGAACCTGCTGGTGCAGGCCGCCGAGCGGCGGACCGGTAATTACCGGTCGCTGCACACGGTCGTCTACGCCGGCTCGCCGATCGCGCCCGGGCGGCTGGCCCGCGCCCGGCAGGTGTTCGGTGACGTGTTCGTCCAGTTCTACGGCCTGTCCGAGCTGCCGATCCCGATCGCCTGCCTGTCGCGGCGGGACCACGCGTTCGACCCCGCGGGCGGCGTGCCGGCGCGCCTGGCCTCGGCCGGGCGCGTCAGCCCGTTCGTCGAGGTCCGGCTCGTGGACGACCGCGGTGTGCAGGTGCCGCACGGCGAGATCGGCGAGATCACCGTGCGCGGCGACCAGACGATGATGGGCTACTGGAACCTGCCGTCGGCGACGACCGACATGATCGACGCCGAGGGCTGGGCGAGCACCGGCGACCTCGGCCGGTTCGACGACGACGGCTATCTGTACATAGTGGACCGCAAGAAGGACATGGTGGTCACCGGCGGGTTCAACGTCTACCCGACGGAGGTCGAGAACGTCGTGTCCACGCTGCCCGCGGTGTCCGAGGTCGCGGTCGTCGGCGTTCCCGATCCGGTGTGGGGCGAGGCGCTCAAGGCCGTGGTCGTGGTGCGGGAGGGGTACGAGTTGTCCGCCGACGACGTGGTGGCGGTCTGCGCGGCGAACCTGGCCGGCTACAAGAAACCCCGGTCGGTGGAGTTCGTGTCCGAGCTGCCGAAGACGGGCTCGGGCAAGATCATGCGACGGCAGCTGCGGGACCGCTACTGGGCCGACGGCGATCGCAAGGTCGGCGGTTGA